GCCGCCGGACAGCGCGGTCATGAACCCCGCGGCCATCTGGGAGCGGCCAGCGTTGTGGACGCAGACGAAGATCACGCTGGGCTTGTCGGTCATCGGGGGCTCCTTGCGGGGGTCGGTTCAGCGGCGGGAACGGGAGTGGAGGACGCCGGGACGGTCGGGTCGCCGGGGAACCACCGCCGGCCCGCCCACAGCGCGACGTAGACGAGGCCGACGAGCACCGGCACCTCGATGAGCGGCCCGACGACCCCCGCGAGCGCCTGCCCGGACGCGGCCCCGAAGGACCCGATGGCCACGGCGATGGCCAGCTCGAAGTTGTTGCCGGCGGCGGTGAAGGACAGCGTCGTGGTGGTGGCGTAGCCCATGCCGAGCGCGCGGCCCAGCAGGAAGGCGCCCCCGAACATCAGCACGAAGTACGCCAGCAAGGGCAGGGCGATCCGGGCGACGTCGGCGGGGCGGCTCAGGACCGCCTCCCCTTGCAGGGCGAACAGCACGACGATGGTGAACAGCAGGCCGTAGAGCGCCACGGGACCGATCTTGGGCAGGAACCGCTGCTCGTACCAGTCCCGGCCGCGCCGGCGCTCGCCCACCGTCCGGGTCAGGTAGCCGGCGACGAGCGGGACGCCGAGGAACACGAGGACGGACACGGCGATCGAGCCGATCGAGAACTGCGCGGAGGTGGTGGCCAGGCCGAGCCACCCCGGCAGCACCTGCAGGTAGAACCAGCCCAGGCCGGCGAACGCGACGATCTGGAACACGGAGTTGATCGCGACGAGCACCGCCGCGGCCTCGCGGTCCCCGCAGGCGAGGTCGTTCCAGATCAGCACCATCGCGATGCAGCGCGCCAGCCCGACGATGATCAGCCCGGTGCGGTGCTCGGGCTGGTCGGGCAGCATCAGCCACGCGAGGGCGAACATCAGCGCGGGCCCCACCACCCAGTTCAACGCGAGGGACGCCACGAGCAGCCGGCGGTCGCCGGTGACGCGGGCCGTCTCGGTGTACCGGACCTTGGCCAGCACCGGGTACATCATCACGAGCAGGCCCACGGCGATCGGCACGGACATCGACCCGACGGTGACGGCCTGGAGCGCGTCACCGAGAGCCGGGACGGCGCGCCCGAGCACCAGGCCGACCGCCATCGCGGCGAGGATCCACACAGGCAGCCAGCGGTCGAGCGCGGACAGCCGCCGCAGCACGGGGGCGGTCGGGGCAGCGGGCGCGGGCTGCGCAGGTGGCGCAGTGCGCGCAGCGGTCACGAGGGCTTGACCGCGCGGACGATCGCGCCGTGCATCCCGTCGGCGACCTCGTGCGTGAAGGCCACGTCGACATCGGCGAACCCCGCGGCGCGCAGGCCGTCCAGGTACTCGCTCCGGGACAGCGCGCCCGCGATGCAGCCGACGTGGGAGCCGCGCTCGGCGCGCTCGGCGGGGCTGAGGCGGTCCTCCGCGACGACGTCGGAGATGCCGACGCGGCCGCCGGGCGCCAGCACCCGGTGCACCTCGCGCAGGACCGCGGCCTTGTCGGTGGAGAGGTTGACGACGCAGTTGGAGATGACCACGTCCACGCTGCCGTCGGCGAGCGGGAGGTCCTCGATGGCGCCCTGGAGGAACTCGACGTTGGCCACGCCCGCCTTCTCGGCGTTGGCGCGGGCGAGGTCGAGCATCTCCGGGGTCATGTCGACGCCGTAGGCGAACCCCGTGGGCCCCACGCGCCGGGCGGACAGGAGCACGTCGATGCCCCCGCCGGATCCCAGGTCGAGCACGCGCTCACCGGGCGCGAGGTCGGCGACGGCGATCGGGTTGCCGCAGCCCAGCGAGGCGAGCAGCGCCTCGGCGGGCACCTGCCCGGCGCTCTGCGCGTCGTACAGCGCGCCGCCGAACCGGTCGTCGAGCTCGAGCGTGGTCCCGGCGCAGCATCCGCCGCCACCGTCGGAAGGGCTCGGCGCGGTGACCGCGAGCGCCGCGGCGGCGTATCGCGCCCGCACCTGGTCGCGCACGTCATCGGCCTGGGGCTGCTGCTCGCCGGGTCCGGACTCCGTCATGGTCTCCACCTCTCCGTCGGGCGCCGCTGTGCTCGCTGGCGCGGTCTGTCGCGCCCTCTGCCCAGGCGCACCCATCGACACCTGTCGATGGGAGGCTCCCACCATAGATCGACGGCTGTCAATATCGACGTCCGCCGATCTCATTCGCCATACTGGCTCGATGACCGGCGCGACCATGACCACCCCCGAGTGCTGCGGCACGCTCACCAGCGACACGCTCTCCGCGCCCGACGCCGCCGAGCTGGCCCGCACCCTCAAGGCCCTCGCCGACCCCGCCCGGCTGCGGCTGATCTCGCTGGTCGCCTCCCACGACGGCGCCGAGGCGTGCGTCTGCGACCTCGTCGAGCCGCTCGGGCTCAGCCAGCCCACCGTCTCCCACCACCTCAAGGTGCTAGTCGACGCCGGCCTGCTCACCCGGGACAAGCGCGGGGTCTGGGCGTACTACGCACTGGTCCCCGGCGCCCTCGAGGCGGTGGCCGGCGCCCTCGCCTCCCCAGTGGCGGACCCGCGATGACCACGCCGGCCGCCCTCCAGGTGTCGACCACCGCGCTCACGCCCGCCCATTGGCCCGCCGTGCGGGAGATCTACGCCGCGGGCATCGCCACCGGCCACAGCTCCTTCGAGGAGGACACGCCCAGCTGGGAGTCCTTCGACGCGGGACGGCTGCCCGAGCACCGCCACGTCGCGGTCGACACCGCCGGGCGCGTGCTCGGCTGGGCTGCGGCCTCCGCCGTCTCGTCGCGGTGCGTCTACGCGGGCGTCGTCGAGCACTCCGTGTACGTGTCCCCCGACGCCCACGGCCGGGGCGTGGGACGGCTGCTCCTGGACACCCTCATCGCCTCCACCGAGGCCGCCGGGATCTGGACGATCCAGTCGGGCGTCTTCCCCGAGAACACCGCGAGCCTCGCCCTGCACGCCTCCGCCGGGTTCCGCGTCGTGGGCGTCCGGGAGCGCGTCGGGCTGATGCGCTTCGGGCCCCTCGCGGGCCAGTGGCGGGACGTCACGCTCCTGGAACGCCGCAGCCCCGCCATCGGCTGACCTCCCGCGAGCGCTCCCCGCGGCGTGACCCTCCGCTCGAACTCGCGGAGCGGATGCCGCTCGCAGCACGGCACTCTGCCCCCATCATGGGTGAGGGGCCGACGCCGGCTCGTCGAGCCGGGGGAAGGGGTGGCGGATGACCGACCTGCTGTCCTCCCCCGCCATGCCCGGCGCGGCGCCCAGCGCAGCGGGCGGCCCGGACTGGTCCTGGCTTCCCGACGCCTCGGACGCCCCGACCGACGGCGACCTCGCGCGGTACCGCGCGCACACGGCCCGCCTGCTAGCCGATCACGGCGTCAGCCATGGCAGCGACGACAGCGAGCACGGCGCCCGGGACTGGCGCCTGGACCCCGTCCCCGTCGTGGTGCACGAGCAGGAGTGGGCGGCCCTAGACGCCGGCCTGGTGCAGCGCGCCGAGCTGCTCGACGCCGTGCTCGCCGACCTGTACGGCCCCCAGCTGCTGCTGCGCGACGACCTGCTGCCGCCCGCTGTCGTGCTGGGCCACCCGGGCTTCCTCCGCGCGGCGCACGGGTTGCCCGTGCGGGGATCGCGCCGCCTCGTGCTCAGCGCCACCGACCTGTCCCGCGACCCGGCGGGCGCCTGGACGGTGGTGGCCGACCGGACGCAGACGCCGGCCGGGGCCGGGTACGCGATGGAGGACCGCCGGGTCGTCGCCCGGGTGCTGGCGGGGGTTTACCGGCAGGCGCCCATCCAGCGGATCGGGCCGTTCTTCCACGCCCTGCGCCTGGCGCTGCGCGAGGCCGCGCCCGAGGGCGTCGAGGAGCCCCGCGTCGTCCTGCTCACCTCCGGCCCGTACAGCACCACCGCGTTCGACCAGGCGTACCTGGCGTCGATGCTCGGCCTGCCCATGGTCGAGGGCAGCGACCTGGTGGTCCGGGACGGGCGGCTGTGGGCGCAGGGCGTCGACGGCGCCGAGCCCGTGGACGTGGTGCTGCGCCGCGTCGACGACGACCTGTGCGACCCGCTCGAGCTCCGCGCCGACTCCCGGCTCGGCGTGCCCGGCCTGGTGCGCGCGCTGCGGGCCGGGTCCGTCGGGGTGGTCAACCCGCTGGGCAGCGCGGTGCTGGAAAGCCCTGGCCTGCTCGCCCACCTGCCGCGCCTGGCCCAACCGGTGCTGGGCCAGGACCTCGCCCTCCACGCCCCGCCCGCGTACTGGTGCGGGGACGAGTCCGCCCGCGCGCACGTCCTGAGCCGGCTCGACCGGATGGTGATGGTCCCCACCGCCCGAGGCGCGACCCCCGCCCGCGGCCGTGCGGTGCGCCCCGCCGCGCAGTTCCCCGGCCAGCTGCGGGGATGGCTGCTCAGCCGGGCGGAGCGCGAGGACCTCGCCGACCGGATCCTGGCCCACCCGGAGCAGTGGGTGGGGCAGGAGCCCATCGAGCCCTGGGACGCGGAGGCCGGCTCAGCCCAGCTCCGCACCTTCAGCGTCGCCCACCGCGGCGCGTACCGCGTGATGCGCGGCGGCCTGGCACGCGTCACGCCTGCGCCCCCGCCGGGCTCCGCCGAGCCCAGCCCGGTGGCCAAGGACGTGTGGGTGGTGTCCTCCGAGCCCGACAACCCCCCCGATCCGTGGGTCCACGGCGACGCCTCGGCCCAGCGCATCCCCACCGCCCTGTCGCCGCGCACCGCCGAGAACCTGTTCTGGATGGGCCGCTACGCCGAGCGGGCCGAGGGCGCCGTGCGCGCGCTGCGCGCCGCCGTGGACCGGTGGGAGGACTACCACCGCGCGCCCGGATCGGTGGGCGGCCAGGCTCTCGCGGCGCTGCTCGCCGCCCTGGACGTGAACGAGCCCCGAGCCTGGGCGGGCCGGGACCCCGGGGCACGCGGCGCCGATGGCGAAGGGCGGGACGCGGGGCGCCCGCAGGCCGCGACCACCGACCTGCGCACCCAGCTTCTCGAGCGGTGGCGCCCCGGCACCGTCGCGTGGTCGGTCCGCAGGCTGGCGGAGGCCTCCGCGGCGGTGCGCGACCAGCTCTCCCAAGACACCTGGCTGCCGCTGGCCAGCATGGAGCGCGCCCTGGCGGACGCCTCCGGCCCGGACCCGGGGTCCGTCGACCGCGCCGGCACGTCCGGCGAGGCGGGCGCCACGGGCATGGGGCCGGTGCTCGACCGGCTGCTCGAGGCGCTGGTCGCCGTCGCCGGGATCAGCGCCGAGAGCATGGTGCGCGATGCGGGCTGGCGGTTCCTCGACGCCGGCCGGCGCATCGAGCGGGCGCTCGGCGTGCTGGAGTCCCTCGACAGGACGGTGACCACCCGGCGGTCCGATGACGTCGACTCCTTGGTGGTCGAGTCCGTGCTGCTCACGCACGAGTCGATACTCACCTACCGGCGGCGCAACCAGTCGCGCGCGAGCGTGCCCACCGTCCTGGACCTGCTGCTGGCCGACGGGTCCAACCCCCGCTCCCTCGCGTTCCAGCTCGAGCGGCTGCGGGAGGACCTCGCCGCAGTGCCGACCCCGCCCGGAGCCTCGGAGTCGCTCGACCAGTGCGCCCGCCTGCTGCAGGACCTCGCAGACCTCGTCACGGAGGTCGACACGACGGCGGTGACCCTGCCCTCCGCGGACGGGCGCCGGGACCGGCTGACGGACGTCCTCGAGTCGATGCGCTGGCGGCTGCGGGCCGTGGCGGAGGAGCTCAACCGGGTGTGCTTCACGCACCCGACGCCCAGCCGCTCGTACGCCGAGGCCTGGGGCTCGAGCCGCATCGACCACGAGGCCCCGGAGCCGGGCCGATGACGACCGTCCCCCTGCCCCGCACGTACGAGGTGGTGCACCGCACCACCTACCGCTACACGGATCCGGTGACCCGCTCCTACGGTCGCACCACCCTGGTCCCCCGAGACCTCCCGGACCAGCACCGGCTGGACTCCGCGATCACGATCGACCCCGCCCCCGCGGACTCAGACGCGCACATCGACTACTTCGGGAACCGCTCGACGTACTTCGCGGTCACCACCCCGCACCGCGAGCTGGTCGTCACCGCGACGTCCACCGTGACGGTCTCCCGGGCTGCGGCCACCCCTGACCTGCTGCCCGACGTCTCGTGGGAGGACGCCGTGCGGGCTGTGCGCCCCGGTGGCGCCCTCGGAGGCGCCTCGGACGACGACCGGGTGGCCGCCGGGGTCGGGCTCGGCCACGACCCTGCCCCTCGACCGGGCGCGGCCAGCCTCCTCGAGCTGCGCGAGGCGCTGCTGCCGTCCCGGCACGTGGCGCTCTCCGAGGAGGTGCGGGCCTGGTCGGCGCGCACGCTCACCCCCGGCCGCCCGCTCTCCGAGGTGATCGCGGAGCTCTCCCGCCGGATCCACTCGGAGCTCGTCTACCGGCCCGGGTCGACGACGGTGGGCACCACGCAGGCCGAGGTGCTGGCGCAGGGGTCGGGCGTCTGCCAGGACTTCGCCCACCTGATGATCGCGGCCCTGCGGGTGCACGGGCTGCCGGCCCGGTACACCAGTGGGTACCTCGAGACGTCGCCGCCGCCCGGCCGCCCGAAGGCTCGGGGCGCCGACGCGTCGCACGCCTGGGTCTCGGCCTGGGTGCCGGGCGCGGGATGGGTCGAGGTGGATCCCACGAACGACGTCTTCGTGGGCGACCGGCACGTGATCCTGGGGTGGGGTCGGGATTACGCGGACGTGCCGCCGCTGCGGGGAGTCATCTTCACCGAGGGCTCGGGCTCCGAGCTCGACGTGTCTGTCGACCTCGCGCTGCTGGGCGCCCCGTCGGCGCCTTGATCGGCGTTCCCCACAGGCCGCCCACAGGGTCATCCACAGGATGACCCCGCATGGACACGCGGAGAACACAGGCCTGTGGATATCTCCTGTGGATAAGTGGCGCCTCGGCGCCCCTCGTGCGCACCCAGCCACCGACCGGCGTCAGCCCGCCGAGCCTCGGGTGCGCGCCCCCAGCTCCGCCGGGCTGACGAGGAACCCGCCGTCGTCGACCACCACGCCGCCCACCGCGGGCATCAGCGCGGCGACGACCCGGGCCACCACCGGCGCGATCCGCCCCCGGGCGATGAGGTGCGACCGCGTCGGCTGCAGGGCGTCGAGCTCGGCGGGCTCCGGCGGATGCCACCTGACCGCGTAGGCGAACGGCCCATGGTCGCGCCACCCCATGGTCGCGAGCACCCTCGGCGGATGCGCGCGACCGAAACGGACCCGCACGTCCCCGTCGTACTCGAACCGCGCCACGAGCTCGTAGGGCATCGCCGACGAGCCTGCCGGGCCAGCTGGGCCGATCGCGCCCGCCGGGCCGGTCGTCGTCACCCGCGCGCCGGGAAGGCGCGGCCGCACCAGCTGGACCAGCGCCTCCAGTGGCAGCGCCACCGCAGACCACAGGGCCAGGTCCACGACCAGCGCGGCGTCGTACGTGACGATCTGGGACCTGTCGGGCGCCACGACCACACCCCCGGCGTGCCGGGCGGCCGCCTGCACCCAGTGCGCCACCTCGGCGGGCGGCTGGACGTGGTCGTGCGCCACGGTGTAGCCGTCGAGCATCCGCGCCGCCGACCGCGGCGCTCCCCCGCCAAGCGGCGCCTCGAGCGGCTCCGGCCCGACAAGCACCACGCCGGGCAGCAGCCGCAGCACTCCCGGCTCCGCCGTGACGTCCTGGGTGACCCCCCGGAACCGGGCTCCGGCCATCGGGCGGGCCCTGCGTTGCGCCTGGGCGGCCGTGACGGGCGCCCGCTCCCACACGGCGCCGGGGAACCAGGCCTCCGCGAGGGCGGCCACGTCGACGCCGTGAGGCAGCCCGAGCACCGCGCCGGGTACGGGGGTGTGCATGACGCCGCACGCTACCGAGCCGATGCTGCCGGGAGATTTCCGGGCGGTCATCACCATGGGTCACGGTCATCGGAGCGCTCGTCACCGTTGCGTCCACCGCTACGTCCACAGGCTTGCGCGCCTGGATGGCACCTCTGTGCACACAGGTGTGGACAGAGCCTGTGGATAACTTGGTGCTCAGCCCCGGACGTCGTGGAGGTGGTGGACGACGTCGTGCAGGAAGTACTGCCCGATGGACCGGACCGTGAAGGCCGACCCGTTGGAGCGGATCCCGGGACGATCGAGCTCGTCCTCCCGCACCGCGTCGAGCTGGGCCGCGAACTCCTCGGCCGAGACCGCCAGCTCCTCCGCCACGACGACCGGGTCCTGGAGGTCGTACCGCTGCTCCACCGCGGTGGCGTCTTGGTCCCAGTTGTCGAAGAGCGGACCGTCCTCGGCGAGCATCCGGCGGACCCGCTCCGCGAACACACGGTGCACGTCGCGCACGTGGGCGCCGTACTCGAGCACCGACCACGTCGTCGGCTCCGGGCGAACCCGCACGTCAGGACGGTGCAAAGCCGCGACCCACCGGGGCACCAGGTCCCGGACCGTGCCGCCCAGCGCCGCTGGCGGCACCTCGTCCGAGCGGAAGCCGCACTCGGCGCACCCCTCGTCCACCACCCCGGTCCAGTCCTTGGTGTCGGGGATGATCGCGGCCGGACGGGCCTGCGCAGATCCGGGCATCTCGGGCGATGGCAGAGTCATGACCGCACAGTAGCGGCCCCTCGCGCGCGCGGCATCGGGCGACGATGCACTCTCCGATGGCCCGGCCTGACCCCAGTCCGGTCAGGGTGCCGCACGTCTCCCCCCGGGCGTGCGGCACCCCTCGCGGTCCAACCGGGGGGCGAACCCCTCGGCCGGAGTCGGAGACCCCCACGACCTGGATCTCCAGCGGCGGGTCAAGCCGGTGAAACCACCGTAGGCGCCCGCACGTTGCACCCGCGTTGCACTTTCCTACCGGTCTGGCGGTAATTCGACGCGAATGTCGGCACGGGCGCGGAGGGGCCCGCCCCTCAGCGCCGCAGGTGCCGGCCGGGGCCGATGCCCAGCTCCCGGGAGAGCAGTTCGAGCCTGCCCTGGGCCCGCGCCCAGCGAGGCGAGCCGGCGACCGACAGGTGCGCGAGCCGCTGCCACGCCTGCCAGTCCTCGGCGCCCTCGTCGGTGCCGACCCACCGCTCGATCGCCAGCGCGTCCTGCGACGCCAGAACCGACGCGCGCAGCTCGGCGCTCAGCTCCGCGCGCAGGCGCTCGACCCCGGGCGCCCGCGACCTGGCCAGCACCGGCCCCGGGTAGCTCGCCAGGGCGCCCGCCACGTCACCTGCCGCGAGGGCCGTGCGGACGGCGTCGGCGTCGGTGTACACGGGCACCGCCAACCGGTACGGCCGCGACTCCCCCAGCAAGGGCCCGACGGCCCGGCGCAGCCGCCACACCTCGGCGCGCACCGTCACGTCGCTCAGGTGGTCCGGGTGCAGGTGCACCGCGAGCTCCTCCCCGCTGAGCCCGCGCGGGTTCGCGGCCAGGAGCAGAATCAGCTCCGCATGCCGCAGGCTCAGGTTGCGGGTGACCCCCGGGTCCGGCCCGTGCAGCACCCCGGCGCCCTGCCCCAGCACGTCGAGCCGGGCGGTGCCGGGCGGGCGTGGCCCCACCCCCGCGCGCGGGTCCTGCTCAGCGGCGCCGATCCGCAGCGCGCCCGTGGCGGCGGCGAGCTCGAGCTCGACCGCCATCACCGTCGCCCGGACCAGCGAGAGCATCAGCCCCGACGCGACGTGGTCGCCGCCGGTGACGTCGAGGACCCCGAGCACGCGTCGGGTGGCGAGGTCCCGGACCGGAACCGCCGAGCAGCTCCAGGGCTGCACCGAGCGCGTGAAGTGCTCGGCCGAGAACACCTGCACCGGTCGGCGGGTGGCGATGGCCGTTCCCGGCGCGTTGGTCCCCGCGTACTCCTCGCCCCAGGAGGCGCCCTCGACGAACCCCACACGGTCGACGGCCTTGCGCACCTTGCCGTCGCCCTCGACCCACAGCAGGCGCCCCACGTCGTCCGTGAGCGCGGTGACGAGGCCGTCCCCGACCGCGCCGTCGACCAGCAGCCGGCGAACCGCGGGCATCGCGGCCGCCAACGGGTGGTCCCGGCGGTAGGCGGTCAGCTCGGCGGCGCTGAGCTCGACCGGGGCCAAGGGCTGCTCCGGGTCGACGCCATTGCGGGCACTGCGCCGCCACGAGTTGGCGACGACCGGCCGCACCGAGCCGTCGAGGGTCCCCGTGGCCAAGAAGTTCTCATGCGCGGAGCGCAGGCTCGCCGCGAGGGTCGAGGGGTCCACCCCGGGAGGCACGGCGGGGACTTCTCGTCGGCGCATCTCACATCCTCCCCGACGTCGTTGTCGAGCGGCCGTCGTCGAGTCTTTCATCACGATTCTAGATCTATCGAGTGAAATGTCGAAAGAAGCGGCTTTCGCGAGGGAATTCGAAGCATCGCGATCAATCACCAGCGCAGAACGGCGCCGATCAGCCGTGTGGTCGACTGATCGGCGCCGTTCTGCTCGAGTGGGTCAGCGTCGGGCGGGCACCGGCTTGGCCGCCTGCGCGCGCCGTCGGGCCACGAGCACCATGGCCCCACCGAAGGTGACCAGCAGCAACGCGTAACTCAACGCGTCGAGGTCGCCGCCCGTGGCGGCCAGGACACCGCCCTTGCCGTACTTGGCCAGCGTCGCGCCCGATGCGCTCGTGCAATCTGTCTCTGCGCCGAGCGGCAGGGTGAAGGAGACCGGGTCGAGCGCCGCGCCCGCCGAGTAGAAGCCCTCGAATGCCGGCGCCGCTGTCGCCGTGAGGGTCGCCGGGAGGCCCTGCCACGAGACCTTGTCGCCTGCCCGTGAGGCCGTCCCGTCGGCGAGCCGCAAGGTGGCCACGGCAATGCCGGGGTACGACTTCTCCGCGGTGCGCACGTCGGCGACGAGCGTCGCCGACGTCGAGCCGTTCACCTGCACCCGCGGGTTGGAGATGGTCACGTCCAGCACGCCGCCGTGGCCGGTGAACCGCACCGAGCCGGCGAACGCCGCACGGCCCACGCCATCGTTGGTGTTGAACGTCCCGTTGCCGCCGCTCCAGGTCCACGGGCCCGAGCCGGCGACGCCCGTGCCGGTGGCCGAGCCGTGGGCGATGCTCCCGGTCACGTACTCGCGGAAGTCCCCCTTGACGCCCCACGAGAGCGTGGCGCCCGAGACGACGCGGGCCACGCACACGGGCAGCGCCGCCGCGACCGCCACCGGGAAGGAGACCTGGCGCCCGTCCGCGCCGATCACCACGAGGTGGTGGTTGCCCGCCGGGGTTCCCGACGGGAGCGTGACGGTGGTCCGGACCGTGCCGGACGCGTCGGCGGTGAGGCCCGTGGCGAGGACCACCGGGTCCGAGTGCAGCTCGAGGCGGATGCCCGTCTCGTTCGGCCGGAAACCGCTGGCCACGATCGTCACGGACTCGCCCGCGGTGACGGAGCCGCCGGCGCGGACGCCCTCGACCGCCAGCACCGGGGCGCTGGTCGGCGCAGGGGCCGGGGCCGGCAGGAGGCCGCCCGGCGACGCCGCCGCGAACGTGATCGGCCCGGAGACCGCGTCGAGGCTGCGGTCGTAGCCCGAGCAGCCGTGCGCGCAGAAGACGGCGGCGACGTAGGACGATCCGGAGCGTGCCGCGCCGGCCTTGACGGTGAGCGTCGTGCTGAACGTGCCGTCGGCAGCGATGCGCGCCTTGGGCAGGTAGTCCGAGGCCGTCCAGCCGCTCTGCGACGGCGTCGTGCCCGGGGTCCAGGCGCTGGCGGGGCCGATGTTCACGTACAGGCCGTCGTGGGACAGCGCGCCGGTGAAACCGGAGCCGG
The sequence above is a segment of the Cellulomonas chengniuliangii genome. Coding sequences within it:
- a CDS encoding DinB family protein, with protein sequence MTLPSPEMPGSAQARPAAIIPDTKDWTGVVDEGCAECGFRSDEVPPAALGGTVRDLVPRWVAALHRPDVRVRPEPTTWSVLEYGAHVRDVHRVFAERVRRMLAEDGPLFDNWDQDATAVEQRYDLQDPVVVAEELAVSAEEFAAQLDAVREDELDRPGIRSNGSAFTVRSIGQYFLHDVVHHLHDVRG
- the arsM gene encoding arsenite methyltransferase — translated: MTESGPGEQQPQADDVRDQVRARYAAAALAVTAPSPSDGGGGCCAGTTLELDDRFGGALYDAQSAGQVPAEALLASLGCGNPIAVADLAPGERVLDLGSGGGIDVLLSARRVGPTGFAYGVDMTPEMLDLARANAEKAGVANVEFLQGAIEDLPLADGSVDVVISNCVVNLSTDKAAVLREVHRVLAPGGRVGISDVVAEDRLSPAERAERGSHVGCIAGALSRSEYLDGLRAAGFADVDVAFTHEVADGMHGAIVRAVKPS
- a CDS encoding transglutaminase family protein, whose amino-acid sequence is MTTVPLPRTYEVVHRTTYRYTDPVTRSYGRTTLVPRDLPDQHRLDSAITIDPAPADSDAHIDYFGNRSTYFAVTTPHRELVVTATSTVTVSRAAATPDLLPDVSWEDAVRAVRPGGALGGASDDDRVAAGVGLGHDPAPRPGAASLLELREALLPSRHVALSEEVRAWSARTLTPGRPLSEVIAELSRRIHSELVYRPGSTTVGTTQAEVLAQGSGVCQDFAHLMIAALRVHGLPARYTSGYLETSPPPGRPKARGADASHAWVSAWVPGAGWVEVDPTNDVFVGDRHVILGWGRDYADVPPLRGVIFTEGSGSELDVSVDLALLGAPSAP
- a CDS encoding GAF domain-containing protein — its product is MRRREVPAVPPGVDPSTLAASLRSAHENFLATGTLDGSVRPVVANSWRRSARNGVDPEQPLAPVELSAAELTAYRRDHPLAAAMPAVRRLLVDGAVGDGLVTALTDDVGRLLWVEGDGKVRKAVDRVGFVEGASWGEEYAGTNAPGTAIATRRPVQVFSAEHFTRSVQPWSCSAVPVRDLATRRVLGVLDVTGGDHVASGLMLSLVRATVMAVELELAAATGALRIGAAEQDPRAGVGPRPPGTARLDVLGQGAGVLHGPDPGVTRNLSLRHAELILLLAANPRGLSGEELAVHLHPDHLSDVTVRAEVWRLRRAVGPLLGESRPYRLAVPVYTDADAVRTALAAGDVAGALASYPGPVLARSRAPGVERLRAELSAELRASVLASQDALAIERWVGTDEGAEDWQAWQRLAHLSVAGSPRWARAQGRLELLSRELGIGPGRHLRR
- a CDS encoding GNAT family N-acetyltransferase translates to MTTPAALQVSTTALTPAHWPAVREIYAAGIATGHSSFEEDTPSWESFDAGRLPEHRHVAVDTAGRVLGWAAASAVSSRCVYAGVVEHSVYVSPDAHGRGVGRLLLDTLIASTEAAGIWTIQSGVFPENTASLALHASAGFRVVGVRERVGLMRFGPLAGQWRDVTLLERRSPAIG
- the arsB gene encoding ACR3 family arsenite efflux transporter; the encoded protein is MTAARTAPPAQPAPAAPTAPVLRRLSALDRWLPVWILAAMAVGLVLGRAVPALGDALQAVTVGSMSVPIAVGLLVMMYPVLAKVRYTETARVTGDRRLLVASLALNWVVGPALMFALAWLMLPDQPEHRTGLIIVGLARCIAMVLIWNDLACGDREAAAVLVAINSVFQIVAFAGLGWFYLQVLPGWLGLATTSAQFSIGSIAVSVLVFLGVPLVAGYLTRTVGERRRGRDWYEQRFLPKIGPVALYGLLFTIVVLFALQGEAVLSRPADVARIALPLLAYFVLMFGGAFLLGRALGMGYATTTTLSFTAAGNNFELAIAVAIGSFGAASGQALAGVVGPLIEVPVLVGLVYVALWAGRRWFPGDPTVPASSTPVPAAEPTPARSPR
- a CDS encoding HtaA domain-containing protein, with translation MLTGTRRSRSAGRVLAALTAVAIAGTTVIVGLAGAANADTGAAASPTLTVSPAENLDPSVDNVITITGAGFAGALAHQGMYVNLGAAGTWAPGSVPSQSGWAASGYVPTARIASDGSFTTTLTLAAGTAAPGSTYAAAAFCAHGCSASERGLDAVSGPITFAAAQPTPTATPTATPTVAPEPTPTPSASPSPQPAWTPSLSVFAADGTTPLGGATVRPGDTIVVKGSGFDPAGNLGGRGVPIPATLPQGTYVVFGSAAAVWRPSEGAASSSRKVASQGWVLAESVLDQVPTQMQAAIRPEWVPLADDGTFTARLAVKEPTVVDGGSIGVFTYAAGGVKNAAQELFVPVAYSAAPVAPEPTPEPQQPVGPTLVVSPATALDPGVDQRFTITGSGFTGALSHDGLYVNIGPASAWTPGTTPSQSGWTASDYLPKARIAADGTFSTTLTVKAGAARSGSSYVAAVFCAHGCSGYDRSLDAVSGPITFAAASPGGLLPAPAPAPTSAPVLAVEGVRAGGSVTAGESVTIVASGFRPNETGIRLELHSDPVVLATGLTADASGTVRTTVTLPSGTPAGNHHLVVIGADGRQVSFPVAVAAALPVCVARVVSGATLSWGVKGDFREYVTGSIAHGSATGTGVAGSGPWTWSGGNGTFNTNDGVGRAAFAGSVRFTGHGGVLDVTISNPRVQVNGSTSATLVADVRTAEKSYPGIAVATLRLADGTASRAGDKVSWQGLPATLTATAAPAFEGFYSAGAALDPVSFTLPLGAETDCTSASGATLAKYGKGGVLAATGGDLDALSYALLLVTFGGAMVLVARRRAQAAKPVPARR
- a CDS encoding ArsR/SmtB family transcription factor, which encodes MTGATMTTPECCGTLTSDTLSAPDAAELARTLKALADPARLRLISLVASHDGAEACVCDLVEPLGLSQPTVSHHLKVLVDAGLLTRDKRGVWAYYALVPGALEAVAGALASPVADPR
- a CDS encoding circularly permuted type 2 ATP-grasp protein gives rise to the protein MTDLLSSPAMPGAAPSAAGGPDWSWLPDASDAPTDGDLARYRAHTARLLADHGVSHGSDDSEHGARDWRLDPVPVVVHEQEWAALDAGLVQRAELLDAVLADLYGPQLLLRDDLLPPAVVLGHPGFLRAAHGLPVRGSRRLVLSATDLSRDPAGAWTVVADRTQTPAGAGYAMEDRRVVARVLAGVYRQAPIQRIGPFFHALRLALREAAPEGVEEPRVVLLTSGPYSTTAFDQAYLASMLGLPMVEGSDLVVRDGRLWAQGVDGAEPVDVVLRRVDDDLCDPLELRADSRLGVPGLVRALRAGSVGVVNPLGSAVLESPGLLAHLPRLAQPVLGQDLALHAPPAYWCGDESARAHVLSRLDRMVMVPTARGATPARGRAVRPAAQFPGQLRGWLLSRAEREDLADRILAHPEQWVGQEPIEPWDAEAGSAQLRTFSVAHRGAYRVMRGGLARVTPAPPPGSAEPSPVAKDVWVVSSEPDNPPDPWVHGDASAQRIPTALSPRTAENLFWMGRYAERAEGAVRALRAAVDRWEDYHRAPGSVGGQALAALLAALDVNEPRAWAGRDPGARGADGEGRDAGRPQAATTDLRTQLLERWRPGTVAWSVRRLAEASAAVRDQLSQDTWLPLASMERALADASGPDPGSVDRAGTSGEAGATGMGPVLDRLLEALVAVAGISAESMVRDAGWRFLDAGRRIERALGVLESLDRTVTTRRSDDVDSLVVESVLLTHESILTYRRRNQSRASVPTVLDLLLADGSNPRSLAFQLERLREDLAAVPTPPGASESLDQCARLLQDLADLVTEVDTTAVTLPSADGRRDRLTDVLESMRWRLRAVAEELNRVCFTHPTPSRSYAEAWGSSRIDHEAPEPGR